Proteins encoded together in one bacterium window:
- a CDS encoding beta-lactamase family protein: MKINMKILLGIAIIIVVLLFGYADYYLWRLLSAGAGVEAKMLCSGVFVSGRSPESIMNEDLHHSVNYIRLEVDTANHAVTATAFGVIQRRALFREGLGSTLLAGCTEDELRSQADTGRKSTPQNQKNLPWPSGDLIVSEDLPAGIDTQKLKSIMDEAFSEPDPKLHRRTRAVVVVYDGHIIAERYAPDFTKDMPLLGYGMTQSVMNALAGILVCQGKLSVHEPAPVPEWSSPGDPCGAITTDQLLRMSSGLTFDDSHPPLTDSVIMFGSPDMAAYAAGKPLAAKPDTRWAHSNGTSNIIARIIRTAVGGTLPDYFAFPHSALFDRIGMRSAVLEPDVSGTFVGSTYMYATARDWARFGLLYLQDGVWEGERILPDGWVAYSKTPTPTDPAGEYGAHFWTNAGSAAHPGKGQWPHLPPDAFFALGHDGQSLTIIPSRKLVVVRLGLTKEPEAWNLDSFIAGILDAVGE, from the coding sequence ATGAAAATAAACATGAAGATTCTTCTGGGAATCGCTATTATCATTGTCGTTCTCCTGTTCGGGTATGCCGACTACTATCTCTGGCGGCTCCTTTCCGCCGGCGCGGGAGTCGAGGCGAAAATGCTCTGTTCGGGCGTGTTCGTTTCGGGCCGGAGCCCCGAGTCCATCATGAACGAGGACCTCCACCATTCCGTGAATTATATCCGTCTGGAAGTCGATACAGCGAATCATGCGGTCACCGCGACGGCGTTCGGAGTCATTCAGCGCCGCGCACTGTTTCGCGAAGGGCTCGGCAGCACGCTTCTGGCCGGGTGTACCGAGGATGAATTACGGTCACAGGCAGATACCGGGAGGAAATCCACACCCCAGAATCAGAAAAATCTTCCCTGGCCTTCCGGTGACTTGATCGTGAGCGAGGACCTTCCGGCTGGGATCGACACTCAGAAGCTTAAATCCATCATGGACGAGGCATTTTCCGAACCGGACCCCAAACTTCACCGGCGGACACGGGCAGTTGTAGTCGTGTATGACGGCCATATCATTGCCGAACGATATGCCCCTGATTTTACGAAGGATATGCCCCTCCTCGGTTATGGCATGACACAGAGCGTGATGAATGCGCTCGCCGGAATCCTGGTCTGTCAGGGGAAGCTTTCCGTTCATGAGCCGGCGCCCGTACCCGAGTGGAGTTCTCCCGGCGACCCGTGCGGCGCCATTACCACGGATCAGCTTCTCAGGATGAGCAGCGGCCTGACATTCGACGATTCTCATCCTCCCCTTACCGACTCGGTCATCATGTTCGGAAGTCCCGATATGGCCGCTTATGCAGCCGGAAAGCCACTCGCAGCAAAGCCCGATACACGATGGGCTCATTCCAACGGAACATCGAATATCATTGCACGGATTATCCGCACCGCTGTCGGCGGGACACTGCCCGATTACTTTGCTTTTCCGCACAGCGCTCTCTTCGACCGTATCGGCATGCGCAGCGCCGTTCTGGAACCCGATGTGTCAGGAACATTCGTGGGATCGACATACATGTATGCAACCGCCCGCGACTGGGCGCGGTTCGGCCTTCTCTACCTGCAGGACGGCGTCTGGGAAGGAGAGCGTATCCTTCCCGATGGATGGGTTGCCTACAGCAAAACGCCGACTCCGACCGATCCTGCTGGAGAATACGGCGCGCATTTCTGGACCAATGCCGGAAGCGCCGCCCACCCCGGAAAAGGACAGTGGCCTCACCTGCCACCGGATGCTTTTTTCGCACTCGGTCACGATGGCCAGAGTCTTACGATCATCCCATCCCGAAAGCTCGTGGTCGTGCGTCTCGGGCTGACCAAGGAGCCGGAAGCATGGAATCTGGATTCGTTTATAGCCGGGATACTTGATGCGGTCGGAGAGTGA
- a CDS encoding acyltransferase family protein, translating to MTADTKPHLAYIDNIRILLISLIVLLHLAITYGAPGGWYYNEVRFDDTDTLSRLVYILYNATVQAFALGFFFMISAYFTPASYDRKGAGSFLRGRFLRLGIPLLFQIIVIEPVLIYTLWGKGRPFLKFIGDYVRNARSLGVGPLWFVETLLIFAVLYGLWRLVTKSPASQPRKNTDVPGNMAMAVFALTIGIISFIVRIWLPVGWTNKLLNLQFPHFTQYISFFIIGIVAYRGNWFERLTDKQGRLWLIVTAILLGLFPGLIYVGGVLGGIQSFIGGLTWQSFSYAVWEQFVCVGMVTGLSFLFRKRCNMQGPLAKALSASVYTVYIFHAPVLIFLCLALKNITLYPLLKFVVVAPIALSLCFLLATGIRKLPLARRIL from the coding sequence ATGACAGCAGACACTAAACCTCACTTGGCGTACATCGATAACATACGGATTCTGCTTATTTCACTCATCGTTCTTCTGCATCTTGCAATAACCTATGGCGCACCCGGCGGCTGGTACTATAATGAGGTCAGGTTCGACGATACGGACACCCTGTCAAGGCTCGTGTACATATTATATAATGCAACGGTACAGGCATTTGCCCTGGGTTTCTTTTTCATGATTTCCGCTTATTTTACTCCCGCATCGTATGACCGTAAAGGCGCCGGATCGTTTCTCAGGGGACGGTTCTTGCGGCTGGGAATCCCCCTCTTATTTCAAATCATTGTGATAGAACCCGTTCTCATTTACACCCTATGGGGAAAAGGCCGCCCTTTCCTGAAATTTATCGGCGATTATGTCAGAAACGCCCGATCACTTGGTGTGGGACCTCTGTGGTTCGTGGAAACTCTGTTGATCTTTGCCGTACTCTATGGTCTGTGGCGGCTGGTGACGAAATCCCCCGCCTCCCAGCCGCGTAAAAATACCGATGTGCCGGGAAATATGGCGATGGCTGTCTTTGCGCTGACCATAGGAATCATCTCGTTTATCGTCCGCATATGGCTCCCTGTCGGCTGGACAAACAAACTGCTCAATCTTCAGTTCCCCCATTTTACACAGTACATCAGCTTCTTTATTATCGGAATCGTTGCGTATCGAGGTAACTGGTTCGAGCGGCTGACGGATAAACAGGGCAGGTTGTGGTTGATCGTTACGGCGATTCTCCTGGGGCTGTTCCCCGGTCTTATATATGTCGGTGGCGTGCTGGGAGGTATTCAGTCTTTTATAGGCGGTCTGACCTGGCAGTCTTTTTCTTATGCGGTGTGGGAGCAGTTTGTATGTGTGGGAATGGTGACCGGTCTTTCCTTCCTGTTCCGGAAAAGATGCAATATGCAGGGACCGCTCGCAAAAGCACTGTCCGCAAGTGTATACACTGTGTATATCTTTCATGCGCCGGTGCTGATTTTTCTTTGTCTGGCACTCAAAAACATCACTCTGTATCCGCTCCTTAAATTTGTCGTGGTTGCGCCGATAGCACTGTCATTGTGTTTCCTGCTTGCCACCGGCATCAGGAAACTACCTCTCGCCAGAAGAATTTTGTAA
- a CDS encoding trypsin-like peptidase domain-containing protein translates to MFTTVSKPTISVFHRLAGVVLVIVSLVVFSGAPAYALAPVIEQGKIIESPFTKIYEKVAPSIVRIDVKAEITESQQDIPAPFRQFFGVPQQQQHELVQGMGSGVIIDRDGHVLTNHHVIDSAEKITVKLNENESYDAKVVGTDPETDIAVIQMELKGKKLPEEYVAELGNSDSVKPGDYAIAIGNPIGLERTINVGVVSAVGRHGFNVAGSQSPQFQNYIQTDAQINPGNSGGALVDIDGKVIGINDMYTAQYAGIGFAIPVNLARNVMTQLIAKGEVKRGFVGIRPEEITKEIQEAMNLPGKEGVLIKEILPDTPAAKAGLKHGDVIVTLDGKKVKDFQSFLFEIGNHAPGDTVNLGYIRESKDRSVKLTLSERPAITLAQNGSAAPGDNGTLSWRGIHVVDIGSPAARDFNLGDVKYGVVVVKIDENSPAVDSNLNVGDVIVEIDSKEIRSTKDFAGMKDNPVFKNKTILLYRERFYPDGQVDRGFVAVKSA, encoded by the coding sequence ATGTTTACCACAGTATCCAAACCCACCATTTCTGTTTTTCATCGGCTTGCCGGTGTTGTTCTTGTAATTGTTTCTCTTGTTGTTTTTTCCGGTGCTCCCGCATATGCTCTTGCCCCTGTGATCGAACAGGGAAAAATCATCGAGAGTCCATTCACAAAAATCTACGAAAAGGTTGCGCCTTCTATTGTGCGGATTGATGTCAAGGCTGAAATAACCGAAAGCCAGCAGGACATCCCGGCGCCTTTCCGGCAGTTTTTCGGAGTTCCTCAGCAGCAACAGCATGAGCTTGTCCAGGGCATGGGTTCAGGCGTAATTATCGACCGTGATGGTCATGTACTCACCAATCACCATGTCATCGACAGCGCCGAAAAAATCACCGTTAAACTGAATGAAAACGAATCCTATGATGCCAAAGTCGTGGGAACAGACCCCGAGACGGACATAGCTGTAATACAGATGGAGCTTAAAGGTAAAAAGCTTCCCGAGGAATATGTTGCTGAATTAGGCAATTCCGATTCGGTCAAACCCGGCGATTACGCCATTGCGATCGGTAATCCCATCGGTCTCGAACGGACGATCAATGTGGGGGTTGTCAGTGCAGTCGGCCGTCACGGCTTCAATGTTGCGGGCTCGCAGTCACCGCAGTTCCAGAATTATATTCAGACCGATGCCCAGATCAATCCGGGAAATTCCGGCGGTGCTCTTGTCGATATCGACGGCAAGGTTATCGGAATAAACGATATGTATACCGCCCAGTATGCCGGAATCGGTTTCGCGATCCCTGTCAATCTCGCACGGAATGTCATGACCCAGCTTATCGCAAAGGGTGAGGTCAAGCGAGGCTTCGTGGGTATCCGTCCCGAGGAGATCACGAAAGAAATCCAGGAAGCCATGAATCTTCCCGGCAAGGAGGGAGTTCTTATCAAGGAAATTCTCCCTGACACCCCCGCCGCTAAGGCCGGTCTCAAACACGGCGATGTTATTGTGACGCTCGATGGCAAAAAAGTGAAGGATTTTCAATCGTTCCTGTTCGAAATCGGCAATCATGCCCCGGGAGATACAGTGAATCTCGGCTATATACGGGAAAGCAAGGATCGTTCGGTGAAGCTGACCCTGTCCGAGCGCCCGGCTATTACGCTTGCTCAGAATGGCAGTGCAGCCCCGGGAGATAACGGGACATTGAGCTGGCGGGGTATCCATGTCGTCGATATCGGCAGCCCTGCAGCCCGTGATTTCAACCTCGGCGATGTCAAATACGGAGTCGTCGTGGTTAAAATCGATGAAAACAGCCCCGCTGTGGACAGTAATCTCAATGTCGGAGATGTCATCGTCGAGATCGACTCGAAAGAAATCAGAAGCACGAAGGATTTTGCCGGTATGAAGGATAATCCGGTATTCAAGAACAAAACAATCCTCCTGTATCGTGAGCGCTTCTATCCCGATGGCCAGGTTGACAGGGGATTTGTCGCAGTAAAAAGTGCGTAA
- a CDS encoding ABC transporter ATP-binding protein, with amino-acid sequence MNKAFQCIDTIKKYPGFQLGPLNLELEPGMVLGFIGPNGSGKSTTLHCLVGLVKTDGGRIEIFGRPNDPRKPDWKYDIGYVGDEHVFYEKWSGEKNLKFIAQFYPDWSDEVAANLARRFDIPLNKPAKELSRGNRVKLSLIAALAHSPKLLLFDEPTSGLDPVVRSEVLDVLFEMMETGERAIFYSTHILSDISRLADELAFVINGRVVLRTAKDDLTDRWRSISFRLAEEHVRFDATVSIHKSGSDHHVVSYDSEATLSQLRALGAQNIMENRMSIDEIAVQILKEEKNHDSDS; translated from the coding sequence ATGAATAAAGCCTTTCAGTGTATCGATACCATCAAGAAATATCCCGGATTTCAGCTCGGGCCGCTCAATCTCGAGCTTGAGCCCGGCATGGTTCTCGGATTTATCGGTCCGAACGGCTCGGGTAAATCGACAACACTCCACTGTCTTGTCGGTCTGGTGAAGACGGATGGCGGGCGCATCGAAATCTTCGGACGTCCCAATGATCCCCGGAAACCGGACTGGAAATACGATATCGGGTATGTCGGTGATGAGCACGTATTTTATGAGAAGTGGTCGGGGGAGAAGAACCTGAAGTTTATTGCACAGTTTTATCCTGACTGGTCGGACGAGGTTGCGGCGAATCTGGCGCGGCGGTTCGATATACCGCTCAACAAACCGGCGAAAGAGCTCTCGCGCGGCAACCGCGTCAAGCTGTCCCTGATTGCCGCTCTTGCCCACTCACCGAAGCTCCTGCTTTTCGACGAGCCGACTTCCGGTCTCGATCCTGTAGTGAGAAGCGAAGTGCTCGATGTGCTGTTTGAGATGATGGAAACCGGCGAACGCGCCATTTTCTACTCCACGCACATTCTCTCGGATATAAGCAGGCTTGCGGACGAGCTTGCATTCGTCATAAACGGCAGGGTTGTTCTGAGAACCGCCAAGGATGACCTTACCGACCGGTGGCGCTCCATATCGTTCAGGCTTGCGGAGGAGCATGTCCGGTTCGATGCGACAGTGAGCATTCATAAGTCCGGCAGCGATCACCATGTGGTCAGCTATGACAGCGAAGCCACACTTAGTCAGCTCAGGGCTCTCGGCGCGCAGAATATCATGGAAAATCGCATGAGCATCGATGAAATTGCCGTTCAGATTCTTAAGGAGGAGAAAAACCATGATTCGGATTCTTAA
- a CDS encoding SagB/ThcOx family dehydrogenase — protein sequence MSKRITVTTALVMAALCMLTAVTVAQELKPIVLPAPQKEGGKPLMQALNERQTIREYSSESLPPQVLSNLLWAAFGINRPESGKRTAPSAMNWQEIDIYVASAEGLYLYDPKAHSLNPVVAGDIRAQTGRQPFVTEAALNLIYVADFSRTGNAAQEQCDFYSACDTGFISQNIYLFCASEGLATVVRGGLDRTALAEAMKLREDQKIILAQTVGYPKK from the coding sequence ATGAGTAAACGAATCACTGTAACAACCGCTCTGGTAATGGCCGCTTTGTGTATGCTGACCGCTGTGACCGTCGCCCAGGAACTCAAACCCATAGTTCTGCCAGCACCGCAGAAAGAGGGCGGTAAACCTCTCATGCAGGCGCTCAACGAACGTCAGACCATCCGTGAATACAGCAGCGAGAGCCTCCCGCCTCAGGTGCTCTCGAACCTCCTGTGGGCAGCGTTCGGAATCAACCGTCCCGAATCGGGGAAACGTACCGCCCCCTCAGCGATGAACTGGCAGGAGATCGATATCTATGTCGCATCGGCAGAGGGGCTGTATCTCTATGATCCCAAAGCTCACAGCCTGAACCCAGTTGTTGCGGGCGATATCAGGGCACAGACCGGCCGTCAGCCATTCGTCACGGAAGCAGCGCTCAACCTCATCTATGTGGCTGATTTTTCGAGAACAGGGAACGCGGCACAAGAGCAATGTGATTTTTATTCAGCCTGCGACACCGGATTCATAAGCCAGAATATTTATCTGTTCTGCGCTTCCGAAGGGCTGGCGACAGTCGTGCGCGGGGGACTCGACAGAACAGCTCTTGCCGAAGCGATGAAGCTGCGGGAGGACCAGAAAATCATCCTTGCCCAGACAGTGGGGTACCCGAAAAAGTAA
- a CDS encoding MBL fold metallo-hydrolase: protein MKRKLVFIIIPCLFIITGSFAYAQQREARPVTFRKISDRLYETMGGQGAQGGVYIGDTGVLVIDAKMDKQSVDQVIDQIHRITDKPILYLIDTHSDADHVRGNRFFPGSVTIIGHENCRAEFFHTGRDGSPSEWNTPELAPFIPSITFRDKMDIYLGSKKIELRYFGIGHTTGDIVVYFPEEKTAFVGDQLTPNRPQLIHAYKGGSSFGHVSTLKKMLDTLDAEHFCSGHSEMTDREGVRSAIEAMTGRQEKVKSLMSSGKSIEEIKKEFDDQEKALVEIIYNEAR, encoded by the coding sequence ATGAAAAGGAAGCTTGTATTTATCATCATTCCATGTCTGTTCATCATTACAGGCTCATTCGCTTATGCCCAGCAGCGTGAAGCAAGACCGGTCACCTTCCGTAAGATTTCCGACCGGCTATATGAAACCATGGGCGGCCAGGGAGCCCAGGGCGGAGTATATATCGGCGATACCGGGGTTCTTGTCATCGACGCCAAGATGGACAAACAGTCGGTGGATCAGGTGATCGACCAGATACACCGCATCACCGACAAACCCATACTCTACCTCATCGACACACACAGCGATGCGGATCATGTGAGGGGCAACCGGTTTTTTCCCGGTTCGGTCACAATTATCGGGCATGAAAACTGCCGCGCGGAGTTTTTCCACACCGGACGTGATGGCTCACCCTCTGAATGGAACACGCCCGAGCTGGCTCCCTTCATACCCTCGATAACCTTCCGGGACAAGATGGATATCTATCTTGGCTCAAAGAAGATCGAACTCCGGTATTTCGGCATCGGACATACGACCGGTGACATTGTGGTGTACTTTCCGGAAGAAAAGACAGCCTTTGTCGGAGACCAGCTCACCCCGAACCGTCCCCAACTCATTCATGCCTATAAAGGCGGCAGTTCTTTCGGGCATGTCAGCACTCTGAAAAAGATGCTCGATACGCTTGATGCCGAGCATTTCTGCAGCGGTCATTCCGAAATGACCGACCGTGAAGGTGTACGGAGCGCCATCGAAGCGATGACCGGCCGTCAGGAAAAAGTGAAATCGCTCATGAGCAGCGGAAAGAGCATCGAAGAGATAAAGAAAGAATTTGATGACCAGGAAAAAGCGCTTGTTGAGATCATTTATAACGAGGCCAGATAA
- a CDS encoding thymidylate synthase, whose protein sequence is MTGNIPVLMAEGECLAEAWEKSLIKVYHEGCNIKTEYDKPDDPPSKDCSMTVVIKNPLAEPMIHKDFPGGIEDLQEYVMEVLDGIKDHCVRINAEDPNDTRWEYTYHQRLFDYSVPGTDTVYNQIELLAGKLAQTPHTRRAQAITWKVWEDNSCYDPACLQSIWCRLVEGGDGAWYLNTNIRFRSNDAYKAAFMNMFAFIQLQKKIAGMIAEQSGREIKIGRYVHQADSYHIYGAYFREFEERFIRALERRSFEERTFRYEDVKAIMDEAIPGILVKAANMGRE, encoded by the coding sequence ATGACCGGAAACATTCCCGTTTTGATGGCTGAAGGCGAATGTCTTGCCGAAGCATGGGAGAAGTCTCTGATAAAAGTGTATCATGAGGGATGCAACATAAAAACCGAATACGACAAACCCGATGACCCACCGAGTAAAGACTGTTCCATGACCGTGGTCATAAAAAATCCGCTCGCGGAACCGATGATCCACAAGGATTTCCCCGGAGGGATCGAGGACCTTCAGGAATACGTTATGGAAGTCCTCGACGGCATCAAGGATCACTGCGTCCGAATAAACGCAGAAGACCCCAATGATACACGGTGGGAATATACCTATCATCAGCGGCTGTTTGACTACTCTGTTCCCGGTACGGACACCGTATACAATCAGATCGAACTGCTGGCAGGCAAGCTGGCTCAAACTCCACACACACGCCGCGCTCAGGCAATCACATGGAAAGTGTGGGAAGACAACTCCTGCTATGACCCCGCCTGTCTCCAGAGCATCTGGTGCAGGCTCGTCGAGGGCGGCGACGGCGCGTGGTATTTGAACACCAACATCAGATTCCGTTCCAACGATGCCTATAAGGCGGCATTCATGAACATGTTCGCGTTCATACAGCTCCAGAAAAAGATCGCCGGGATGATCGCCGAACAGTCCGGCAGAGAGATAAAGATCGGGCGGTATGTCCACCAGGCCGACAGCTACCATATCTACGGGGCATATTTCAGGGAGTTCGAGGAACGGTTCATACGGGCGCTTGAACGGCGTTCATTCGAGGAGCGGACGTTCCGCTATGAGGATGTGAAGGCAATCATGGACGAAGCCATTCCCGGCATCCTCGTAAAAGCGGCGAATATGGGCCGTGAATAA
- the lpdA gene encoding dihydrolipoyl dehydrogenase, producing the protein MNATAEYDVIIIGSGPGGYVAGIRAAQLGLRACVIEKDKPGGICLNVGCIPTKSLIHQAGIFLSRSELERMGVAVDTGGFDYHRVYEKSRKAADMLSMGVQYLLKKNNVPLIHAAARIVSPRAVSLDDGSRIEGKNIIIATGSRPLEIPGFPFDEDRVLTSTGALFLQELPRRLIILGAGAVGCEFAYIMNAFGVEVCLVEMMNHILPREDDETVAVLERSFRRKGISALTGTRAHSLEKSGGTLSVSLENTEGNKKTVETDKVLVVAGRTPNTDGIGLEDIGIDTVKGFIPVGDYYLTAADGVFAIGDVVSTPLLAHVASREAEITVEYIAGLHPEPALDPLTIPSAVYTEPQIGSFGMTESDAQRNGVAFRKAVFPYKGSGKAVAIERTDGFVKVLYNPETKDILGAHIVGHNATELIHELLLARASGLKSGDITSMIHAHPTLSEMVLDVMRAVEGRSINV; encoded by the coding sequence ATGAACGCTACTGCTGAATATGATGTCATTATTATCGGGTCGGGTCCCGGCGGATATGTGGCGGGAATAAGGGCGGCACAGCTTGGACTGAGAGCCTGCGTTATCGAGAAGGATAAACCGGGCGGGATTTGCCTTAATGTCGGATGCATCCCCACGAAAAGTCTCATACATCAGGCCGGGATTTTTCTGTCCCGCTCGGAGCTGGAACGCATGGGGGTCGCCGTTGACACAGGGGGATTCGATTACCACAGGGTCTATGAGAAATCCAGGAAAGCCGCGGATATGCTGTCGATGGGCGTTCAGTACCTCCTGAAGAAAAACAATGTGCCGCTCATTCATGCGGCTGCACGGATTGTTTCCCCTCGCGCGGTATCTCTCGATGACGGTTCCCGGATCGAGGGGAAAAATATCATTATCGCCACAGGTTCGCGTCCTCTGGAGATTCCGGGTTTTCCATTCGATGAGGATCGTGTTCTCACTTCGACAGGGGCGCTTTTCCTGCAGGAGCTTCCCCGGAGGCTGATCATTCTAGGCGCCGGAGCTGTCGGCTGTGAATTCGCCTATATCATGAATGCGTTCGGCGTCGAGGTCTGTCTTGTCGAAATGATGAACCACATACTTCCCCGTGAGGATGACGAAACCGTCGCCGTGCTCGAACGATCCTTTCGCAGGAAAGGCATATCCGCTCTGACCGGAACCCGCGCACACTCCCTTGAAAAGTCGGGCGGAACGTTATCGGTATCGCTCGAGAACACGGAGGGAAACAAAAAAACCGTCGAGACGGACAAGGTTCTCGTGGTCGCTGGCAGAACTCCCAACACCGATGGTATCGGGCTTGAAGACATCGGAATCGATACCGTGAAGGGATTCATACCTGTGGGGGATTATTACCTGACCGCCGCCGATGGTGTGTTTGCCATCGGCGATGTCGTGTCGACTCCGCTCCTCGCCCATGTCGCATCGAGGGAGGCCGAAATCACCGTGGAGTACATCGCGGGTCTTCATCCCGAGCCGGCACTCGATCCCCTTACGATTCCCTCGGCGGTCTACACCGAGCCCCAGATTGGCAGTTTCGGCATGACCGAATCCGATGCGCAGAGAAACGGTGTTGCTTTTCGGAAAGCCGTTTTCCCTTACAAGGGAAGCGGCAAAGCTGTGGCAATCGAGCGGACGGATGGTTTTGTAAAGGTGCTGTACAACCCGGAGACGAAGGATATTCTTGGCGCTCATATCGTGGGCCATAACGCTACGGAGCTTATCCACGAGCTCCTGCTTGCCAGAGCATCAGGGCTGAAATCGGGTGATATCACTTCGATGATTCATGCCCATCCGACACTTTCTGAAATGGTGCTCGATGTCATGCGTGCTGTCGAGGGGCGTTCCATCAATGTCTGA
- a CDS encoding amino acid permease: MTDSARGIYMTRRLGIFTATAIVVANMIGTGIFTTSGIMASMLPGPGWVIVCWLAGGLIAVSGALCYAELATRMPEEGGEYFYLNRLYHPVLGFLTGWTSFIVGFSAPIAASAMACSAYIYAGLHTGDMPGGDTQIDLVKKVTAAAIIVVFTLVHYLGHRPGSIVQNFLTVLKITIISGLALAGVVLGGGSLSNLSHQAGGGSGGMAVGTAMMLVMFAYSGWNASAYIAGEIKEPRKTLPVSLILGTVIVIILYLAVNIFIFYAVPYNEMQGVITVVEHAAVRAFGEWMGDVLSILIGIALLSSLSAFILIGPRVYFAMARDGLFFRFASRVHPRYGVPGTSILIQGLLAVIMVMIGTFEQLLVYLGFALSIFPWLAVAGVFIARKKHIGDGMAVKVRGYPVVPVFYLASSLGLMVVAYINRPFESSVAIATVLLGLPCYYLWIKGLRGLKS; this comes from the coding sequence ATGACAGATTCAGCCCGTGGAATCTATATGACCAGACGGCTTGGAATTTTCACCGCCACAGCCATTGTGGTGGCGAACATGATCGGCACCGGAATTTTTACGACCTCTGGCATCATGGCTTCCATGCTTCCCGGTCCCGGCTGGGTGATTGTCTGCTGGCTGGCTGGCGGTCTGATTGCGGTGTCCGGCGCTCTCTGCTATGCGGAGCTGGCGACCCGTATGCCCGAAGAGGGCGGAGAGTATTTCTATCTCAACAGGCTTTATCATCCGGTGCTGGGCTTTCTTACCGGATGGACGAGCTTTATTGTCGGTTTTTCGGCGCCGATAGCCGCATCGGCGATGGCATGTTCGGCGTATATTTATGCAGGACTTCATACAGGCGATATGCCCGGCGGCGATACGCAGATCGATCTTGTCAAAAAGGTGACAGCAGCTGCGATAATCGTGGTTTTTACCCTCGTCCATTACCTTGGGCATCGCCCCGGCTCGATCGTTCAGAATTTTCTGACTGTCCTGAAAATAACCATCATATCCGGACTGGCGCTTGCCGGGGTCGTACTCGGCGGCGGTTCGCTGTCGAACCTTTCACATCAGGCCGGCGGCGGTTCCGGCGGTATGGCGGTTGGAACAGCCATGATGCTCGTAATGTTCGCATACAGCGGCTGGAACGCGAGCGCATACATCGCCGGGGAGATCAAAGAGCCCCGCAAAACGCTTCCCGTTTCTCTGATTCTCGGAACAGTGATCGTAATCATCCTCTATCTTGCGGTCAATATCTTCATTTTTTATGCGGTTCCCTACAACGAAATGCAGGGGGTTATCACCGTTGTCGAACATGCCGCCGTCAGAGCATTCGGTGAATGGATGGGGGACGTTCTCAGCATATTGATCGGAATTGCCCTTCTTTCTTCGCTGAGCGCGTTCATCCTGATCGGGCCGAGAGTATACTTCGCCATGGCGCGGGACGGGCTGTTTTTCCGTTTTGCCTCACGGGTACATCCGCGCTACGGTGTTCCCGGTACCTCGATACTTATTCAGGGATTACTTGCCGTGATCATGGTAATGATTGGCACGTTCGAGCAGCTCCTCGTGTATCTCGGTTTTGCCCTGAGCATATTCCCATGGCTTGCTGTGGCGGGGGTGTTCATTGCGCGAAAGAAACATATCGGTGACGGTATGGCGGTTAAAGTGCGGGGATATCCCGTTGTCCCGGTTTTTTATCTCGCAAGCAGCCTCGGCCTCATGGTTGTCGCGTATATCAACAGGCCGTTCGAGTCCTCGGTCGCGATTGCTACGGTGCTCCTGGGACTACCCTGCTATTATCTCTGGATTAAAGGTTTACGCGGATTAAAGTCTTAA
- a CDS encoding GntR family transcriptional regulator: MLLNLTDLSSEPLQQQIIRQIRAKILIGELPAGADLPSIRAFAREHHISVITVQRAYEELVRQELIHSRRGKGFFVSDLGKNRKKEMALQRIHENLEPLIIEALADGLTYKELTGIVDWILQKNTSAMKGVDSDE, from the coding sequence ATGTTACTCAATTTAACCGATCTGTCTTCTGAACCTCTTCAGCAGCAGATTATAAGGCAGATCAGAGCGAAAATCCTTATCGGCGAGTTGCCTGCCGGAGCCGACCTGCCCTCGATACGGGCGTTTGCGCGGGAACATCATATCAGTGTGATCACCGTGCAGCGCGCTTATGAAGAGCTCGTCCGTCAGGAGCTCATTCATTCACGGCGAGGTAAGGGTTTCTTTGTTTCCGATCTCGGAAAAAACAGGAAAAAGGAAATGGCGTTGCAGCGAATCCATGAAAATCTTGAACCGCTTATTATCGAAGCGCTGGCGGACGGACTTACATATAAGGAATTGACCGGAATTGTTGATTGGATATTACAAAAAAATACATCGGCCATGAAGGGAGTTGATAGCGATGAATAA